The following are encoded together in the Gordonia insulae genome:
- a CDS encoding putative quinol monooxygenase — MIFIVAKWPVKPEFAEEWPDLVKDFTEATRAEPGNKWFEWSRSLEDPNVYVLVEAFDDDAAEAHVTSAHFTTATTELPKYLQRTPDIINFSLEQDAWSQLGEMAVD; from the coding sequence ATGATCTTCATCGTCGCAAAATGGCCGGTCAAGCCCGAGTTCGCCGAGGAGTGGCCGGATCTCGTGAAGGATTTCACCGAGGCCACCCGGGCCGAGCCGGGGAACAAGTGGTTCGAGTGGTCGCGCAGCCTCGAGGACCCGAACGTCTACGTCCTCGTCGAGGCCTTCGACGACGATGCCGCCGAGGCGCACGTGACCAGCGCGCACTTCACCACGGCGACGACGGAGCTGCCGAAGTACCTCCAGCGGACGCCGGACATCATCAATTTCTCGCTCGAACAGGACGCCTGGTCGCAGCTGGGCGAGATGGCGGTCGACTGA
- a CDS encoding aldehyde dehydrogenase family protein, whose amino-acid sequence MREITKFYIDGQWVEPTELNLVDVINPATEKAAGHVALGTAADVDAAVDAARKAFTTWSQTSVEDRVNILNAVVAEYQKRMPDLAAAVTEEMGAPSGLSNNVQVPIGLAHLMTAAAQLPTFTFSEDRGTSRIVKEPIGVCGFITPWNWPLNQVMVKVAPALATGCTMVLKPSEIAPFSAAIVAEIFDAAGVPAGVFNLVNGDGPGVGAAISSHPGIDMVSFTGSTRAGIEVAKNAAPTVKRVSQELGGKSPNVILDDEDFAANVAGGVAAVMMNSGQSCNAPTRMLVPAARLAEAAEAAKSVQDTLTVGDPSGDVRLGPVVSEAQFDKIQGLIERAVGDGANVVFGGAGRPDDLPTGYYVKPTVFSDVTNDMEIARTEVFGPVLVMIGYDSVDSAVEIANDTEYGLAGYVSGKDVDEVRKVGSRIRAGSISLNGAQLDPVAPFGGYKQSGNGREWGDYAFDEFLEVKSLLGYDA is encoded by the coding sequence ATGCGCGAGATCACGAAGTTCTACATCGACGGCCAGTGGGTGGAGCCCACCGAATTGAATCTGGTCGACGTGATCAACCCCGCCACCGAGAAGGCCGCCGGCCACGTCGCCCTCGGTACCGCAGCAGATGTCGACGCCGCCGTCGACGCAGCCCGCAAGGCGTTCACCACGTGGAGCCAGACCAGCGTCGAGGACCGGGTGAACATCCTGAACGCCGTCGTCGCCGAGTACCAGAAGCGGATGCCCGACCTCGCCGCAGCGGTCACCGAGGAGATGGGCGCTCCGAGTGGGCTGTCCAACAACGTCCAGGTGCCCATCGGATTGGCACATCTCATGACAGCGGCGGCACAGCTGCCCACCTTCACCTTCAGTGAGGATCGCGGGACGTCGCGCATCGTCAAGGAACCGATCGGCGTCTGCGGCTTCATCACGCCGTGGAACTGGCCGCTCAACCAGGTGATGGTCAAGGTCGCGCCGGCTCTGGCCACCGGCTGCACGATGGTTCTCAAGCCGTCCGAGATCGCACCTTTCAGCGCGGCCATCGTCGCCGAGATCTTCGACGCCGCAGGCGTTCCCGCAGGTGTGTTCAACCTGGTCAACGGTGACGGCCCGGGCGTCGGTGCGGCCATCTCGTCGCATCCCGGCATCGACATGGTGTCGTTCACCGGCAGCACCCGTGCCGGCATCGAGGTCGCCAAGAATGCCGCACCGACGGTGAAGCGCGTCTCGCAGGAGCTCGGCGGCAAGAGCCCGAACGTGATCCTCGACGACGAGGACTTCGCAGCCAACGTCGCGGGCGGCGTCGCCGCGGTCATGATGAACTCGGGGCAGTCCTGTAACGCACCGACCCGCATGCTGGTGCCCGCGGCCCGGCTCGCGGAGGCCGCCGAGGCGGCGAAGTCGGTGCAGGACACCCTGACCGTCGGCGACCCGAGTGGCGATGTGCGCCTGGGACCGGTGGTGTCGGAGGCACAGTTCGACAAGATCCAGGGACTCATCGAGCGGGCCGTCGGCGACGGCGCGAATGTGGTCTTCGGCGGAGCGGGCCGTCCCGATGACCTGCCGACCGGCTACTACGTGAAGCCCACGGTCTTCTCCGACGTCACCAACGACATGGAGATCGCCCGCACCGAGGTGTTCGGACCGGTGCTGGTGATGATCGGCTACGACTCGGTCGACAGCGCGGTCGAGATCGCCAACGACACCGAATACGGTCTCGCCGGCTATGTTTCGGGTAAGGACGTCGACGAGGTGCGCAAGGTCGGGTCCCGCATCCGAGCCGGCTCCATCTCGCTGAACGGCGCTCAGCTCGATCCCGTCGCACCATTCGGCGGCTACAAGCAGAGCGGCAACGGCCGCGAGTGGGGCGACTACGCCTTCGACGAGTTCCTCGAGGTGAAGTCGTTGCTGGGTTACGACGCCTGA
- a CDS encoding carotenoid oxygenase family protein — translation MTTTSPTPARPAPIDMAHHAHLSGVFAPQRDEVDIDDLDIVGELPADLTGAYLRNGPNPRFDPIGSYVYPLDGDAMVHRLQLGDGKAHYRNRFVRTPMVVAEEAAGHAIWSGLTDGYTPPAAEVGPDLAGTFRQLPDINIVSHAGRLLAMAESDQPYRIDCTDLATIGRESFGGAMPAGTTAHPKIDPTTGELVIFNYVFEAPYLTWSVLGSDGLVRRPPTPVDGVDVPLMIHDMALTSRYVVLFLCPLVFDIEGMVSGGGLLQWQPDRGTRIALVPRDGGAIRWIDSVPMWVWHFANAFDNPDADSVTVDYVEWTYPGAFARESAPATSALVRAVLDPVRGTITRTTLGGGADVEFPRVDDRMLTRPHSRIATVGRSDGDVGGRESLWFHDLGTGSETCWRSDVAIGEPIYMPGADQDYWGAFGTDPADLTSYFYVLAADDPAAGPLATVRMPIRVPAGLHGTWLPAQ, via the coding sequence ATGACCACCACCTCGCCCACGCCGGCCCGACCGGCGCCGATCGACATGGCACACCATGCCCACCTGTCCGGGGTGTTCGCGCCCCAGCGGGACGAGGTCGACATCGACGACCTCGACATCGTCGGCGAGTTGCCGGCCGACCTCACCGGGGCCTACCTGCGCAACGGACCCAATCCGCGGTTCGACCCGATCGGCTCCTACGTCTACCCACTCGACGGCGACGCCATGGTCCACCGGCTCCAGCTCGGCGACGGAAAGGCGCACTACCGGAATCGATTCGTCCGGACCCCGATGGTGGTGGCCGAGGAGGCGGCCGGACACGCGATCTGGTCGGGACTCACCGACGGGTACACGCCGCCGGCCGCCGAGGTCGGTCCCGACCTCGCGGGCACGTTCCGGCAGCTGCCGGACATCAACATCGTGTCGCACGCAGGTCGGCTGCTGGCCATGGCCGAATCAGACCAGCCGTACCGGATCGACTGCACCGACCTCGCCACGATCGGCCGCGAGAGTTTCGGCGGCGCCATGCCGGCGGGGACCACCGCCCATCCGAAAATCGATCCGACCACCGGCGAGCTCGTCATCTTCAACTACGTGTTCGAGGCGCCCTATCTCACCTGGTCGGTGCTGGGATCGGACGGACTCGTCCGTCGACCACCGACCCCGGTCGACGGCGTCGACGTCCCACTGATGATCCACGACATGGCGCTGACCTCGCGGTACGTGGTTCTCTTCCTGTGCCCGTTGGTCTTCGACATCGAGGGCATGGTCTCCGGTGGTGGCCTCCTGCAATGGCAGCCGGACCGTGGCACCCGCATCGCGCTCGTCCCGCGTGACGGGGGAGCCATCCGGTGGATCGACTCGGTTCCGATGTGGGTGTGGCACTTCGCGAACGCGTTCGACAACCCGGATGCCGACTCGGTGACCGTCGACTACGTGGAGTGGACGTACCCGGGTGCCTTCGCCCGCGAATCCGCCCCGGCCACATCGGCGTTGGTGCGCGCGGTGCTGGACCCCGTGCGCGGGACCATCACCCGCACCACGCTCGGCGGTGGAGCCGATGTCGAGTTCCCGAGGGTCGACGACCGGATGCTGACCCGCCCGCATTCCCGGATCGCCACCGTCGGCCGGAGCGACGGCGATGTCGGGGGACGGGAGAGCCTGTGGTTCCACGACCTCGGCACGGGAAGCGAAACCTGTTGGCGCTCCGATGTTGCCATCGGCGAGCCGATCTACATGCCGGGCGCCGACCAGGACTACTGGGGCGCGTTCGGGACGGACCCGGCGGACCTGACGTCGTACTTCTATGTGCTCGCCGCCGACGACCCGGCGGCGGGACCGCTGGCCACCGTCCGGATGCCCATCCGCGTGCCCGCCGGCCTGCACGGAACCTGGCTGCCCGCGCAGTGA
- a CDS encoding lipase family protein, translating to MIRRCLLVVGAAFALICGVVSTPSVAQATPLPSADPFYRPGADLAAARPGAVLRTRPVAFVTSGVTVPVTATQVLYRSNDDLGAPIAGMTTILRPATANGRIVSFHMAYDALGPQCDPSYTLQGNKPSRAGQFEEIAIGGYLAAGYTVVVPDYEGQQQEWTIGRQSGHLALDGIRAAESVLRVPRSTPVGMVGYSGGSVPTGFAAELAPKYAPELAIVGAAAGGVPVNLAHNLPYISGSKDWAGVMPALVVAYQRAYGLDLSSFLSPYGLRLVNTVSNQCIIDFAADYPGLTDGQMVRAPYRGFLQVPSVRAAIARNVMGSVGRPRVPMMLGVGQKDSIGDGVMVTADVAGLARRYCAQGVPTQFHRYGGDSHSTAFIPFERDAAIFLNERFAGRPTGGC from the coding sequence GTGATACGACGTTGTCTGTTGGTGGTCGGTGCGGCCTTCGCGTTGATCTGCGGAGTGGTGTCGACGCCATCCGTGGCGCAGGCGACGCCGCTACCGAGTGCGGATCCGTTCTATCGGCCGGGTGCCGATCTCGCCGCTGCGCGTCCGGGCGCGGTCCTGCGGACCCGGCCGGTGGCGTTCGTGACGTCGGGTGTCACGGTCCCCGTCACCGCGACCCAGGTGCTCTACCGCAGCAACGACGACCTCGGCGCACCGATTGCCGGGATGACGACGATACTTCGGCCCGCGACGGCCAACGGGCGCATCGTCTCCTTCCACATGGCCTACGACGCGCTCGGTCCACAATGCGACCCGTCCTACACGCTGCAGGGCAACAAGCCCAGTCGGGCCGGGCAGTTCGAGGAGATCGCGATCGGCGGGTATCTCGCGGCCGGCTACACCGTCGTCGTCCCGGACTACGAAGGACAGCAACAGGAGTGGACGATCGGTCGACAGTCCGGTCATCTCGCCCTCGACGGGATCCGCGCCGCCGAGTCGGTGCTGCGTGTGCCACGGTCCACTCCGGTCGGGATGGTCGGCTACTCGGGTGGGTCGGTGCCCACCGGTTTCGCCGCCGAACTGGCACCGAAGTACGCACCGGAACTCGCGATCGTCGGCGCGGCGGCCGGTGGGGTCCCCGTGAACCTGGCGCACAACCTGCCCTACATCAGCGGTAGCAAGGACTGGGCTGGGGTGATGCCTGCACTGGTCGTCGCCTATCAACGTGCCTACGGCCTCGATCTCTCGTCGTTCCTGTCCCCGTACGGGCTGAGGCTGGTCAACACCGTGAGCAACCAGTGCATCATCGACTTCGCCGCTGACTATCCAGGTCTCACCGACGGCCAGATGGTCCGTGCGCCCTACCGGGGCTTTCTGCAGGTCCCGTCGGTCCGGGCAGCCATCGCCCGCAACGTCATGGGCTCGGTGGGCCGACCCCGCGTGCCGATGATGCTCGGTGTGGGACAAAAGGATTCGATCGGTGACGGAGTGATGGTCACCGCCGACGTCGCGGGACTGGCCCGTCGGTATTGTGCGCAGGGAGTGCCGACGCAATTCCATCGCTACGGCGGTGATTCGCACAGCACGGCGTTCATCCCGTTCGAGCGGGACGCGGCGATCTTCCTCAACGAGCGCTTCGCGGGACGGCCGACCGGAGGCTGCTGA
- a CDS encoding alpha/beta hydrolase, whose translation MSTPPESPDSNLIADGWQVAPDAADVTPDRPAGRSGRRRLAGVAIVVALSLGLFGISSLISGGNEASALTGHPEVLRKGCTWDKSGNYVQNCKVWSQSQNKYVIVQIRASSGSDNGVYLLDGMRASEERSAWTTDVQAAKVYDAKSDTTLVMPVGGASSFYTDWDAGAGDKNTTIKEETFLTDELPDYLAENFGVSKNNNAIIGLSMSGGPAVTLAERHPEQFKVVQAMSGYYQTDNPLGALGVFGSQTLVSNYTNGIVNMWGQPGSQRWTDNDPSKNVNKLKENGQTLIISSGNGFLTPSEMAKLSQQDQISAMALEILSAVSTVLMQLQAAQSGASVISLPNYGGHTWENWGRGLADGKDHVLEALRATPPVTDKVQVVNASGSPEPEGAAKATQAALVAAKASPALTPEVLAATTEASESASSSVSSTTSTESSEAPTSAVDAIPSTDAGTSVPAAPTDVSADPATTAPQTSEAPSAIETQVPTTSSSTVPDPSAPVAPTTTPAP comes from the coding sequence ATGTCCACGCCACCGGAATCCCCGGATTCGAACTTGATCGCCGATGGATGGCAGGTGGCGCCCGACGCCGCCGACGTCACACCGGATCGGCCTGCGGGCCGCAGCGGTCGACGACGCCTTGCCGGTGTCGCCATCGTCGTGGCGCTGAGCCTCGGCCTGTTCGGCATCAGTTCGCTGATCTCCGGTGGCAACGAGGCGTCGGCGCTGACCGGCCACCCGGAGGTCCTGCGGAAGGGCTGCACCTGGGACAAGTCCGGCAACTACGTCCAGAACTGCAAGGTCTGGTCGCAGTCGCAGAACAAATACGTGATCGTCCAGATCCGCGCGTCGAGCGGCAGCGACAACGGCGTCTATCTGCTCGACGGCATGCGCGCCAGCGAGGAACGCTCCGCGTGGACCACCGACGTGCAGGCCGCGAAGGTCTATGACGCCAAGAGCGACACCACCTTGGTCATGCCGGTGGGTGGCGCGTCGTCGTTCTACACCGACTGGGATGCGGGCGCGGGTGACAAGAACACCACCATCAAGGAAGAGACTTTCCTCACCGACGAGCTACCCGACTATCTCGCCGAGAACTTCGGTGTGAGCAAGAACAACAACGCGATCATCGGTCTGTCGATGTCCGGTGGACCGGCCGTCACCCTCGCCGAGCGGCACCCCGAGCAGTTCAAGGTGGTGCAGGCGATGTCCGGGTACTACCAGACCGACAACCCGCTGGGCGCACTCGGCGTGTTCGGATCGCAGACGTTGGTGTCGAACTACACCAACGGCATCGTCAACATGTGGGGCCAGCCCGGCAGCCAGCGATGGACGGACAACGATCCGTCGAAGAACGTCAACAAGCTCAAGGAGAACGGCCAGACCCTGATCATCTCGTCGGGCAACGGATTCCTCACCCCGAGCGAGATGGCCAAACTGTCGCAGCAGGATCAGATCAGCGCGATGGCGCTGGAGATCCTCTCGGCGGTCTCCACGGTCCTCATGCAATTGCAGGCCGCCCAGTCCGGCGCATCGGTGATCTCGCTGCCCAACTACGGCGGGCACACCTGGGAGAACTGGGGACGCGGACTCGCCGACGGCAAGGATCACGTCCTGGAGGCGTTGCGGGCGACACCGCCGGTCACCGACAAGGTGCAGGTCGTCAACGCGTCGGGAAGCCCGGAACCCGAGGGCGCCGCCAAGGCCACCCAGGCGGCTCTGGTCGCCGCGAAGGCCTCACCGGCCTTGACGCCGGAGGTCCTGGCGGCGACGACCGAGGCATCCGAGTCGGCATCATCGTCGGTGTCATCGACGACGAGCACCGAGTCGAGCGAGGCGCCCACGTCTGCGGTCGACGCGATCCCGTCGACCGACGCCGGCACGAGCGTCCCCGCCGCGCCGACCGACGTGAGCGCAGATCCCGCGACGACCGCCCCGCAGACCTCGGAGGCACCGTCGGCCATCGAGACGCAGGTTCCCACGACGTCGTCGTCGACTGTTCCCGACCCGAGCGCGCCGGTCGCACCGACCACCACGCCCGCACCCTGA
- a CDS encoding alpha/beta hydrolase, translating into MAVEERSFQGRHGETITYDVSRPDGDVRGSVVIAHGLGEHGRRYRHVVARLVDAGYLVAVPDHVGHGRSGGKRLRVQRFSDFTDDLDRIVGEVSDDETAGESPARPTFLIGHSMGGCIALDYALDHQDRLSGLVLSGAAVVPGDDLSPIAIKLAPLLARVAPGLPTTALNSASISRDPQVVADYDADPLVTRGKIPAVLGAAMLSTMQSFPRRLPGLRLPLLVMHGSADALTSPAGSEMVERLAGSTDKTLVIYQGLYHEIFNEPEQDEVLAEVTDWLTGHTQRT; encoded by the coding sequence ATGGCAGTGGAAGAGCGGTCATTTCAGGGCCGGCACGGCGAGACGATCACCTATGACGTGAGCCGGCCCGACGGCGATGTCCGGGGGAGCGTCGTGATCGCGCACGGCCTCGGCGAACACGGTCGCCGCTATCGGCATGTCGTGGCACGACTGGTCGACGCAGGCTATCTGGTCGCGGTACCCGACCACGTGGGGCACGGTCGGTCAGGCGGCAAACGGCTACGTGTGCAACGATTCTCGGACTTCACCGACGACCTCGACAGAATCGTCGGCGAGGTCTCCGACGACGAAACGGCGGGCGAATCGCCGGCGCGGCCGACCTTCCTGATCGGCCACAGCATGGGCGGCTGTATCGCTCTCGACTATGCGCTCGACCATCAGGATCGACTGAGCGGCCTGGTGCTGTCCGGTGCGGCCGTCGTGCCCGGCGACGATCTGTCGCCGATCGCGATCAAGTTGGCACCGCTGCTCGCCCGCGTCGCACCCGGCCTGCCGACCACCGCGTTGAATTCCGCCAGCATCTCGCGCGATCCGCAGGTGGTGGCCGACTACGACGCCGACCCACTGGTCACGCGTGGCAAGATCCCGGCCGTGCTCGGCGCCGCGATGCTGTCCACGATGCAGTCGTTTCCGCGCCGCCTGCCCGGTCTACGGCTACCACTGCTGGTCATGCACGGCAGCGCCGACGCTCTCACCAGTCCCGCCGGGAGCGAGATGGTGGAACGGCTGGCCGGCTCCACCGACAAGACGTTGGTGATCTACCAGGGCCTGTACCACGAGATCTTCAACGAGCCCGAGCAGGATGAGGTGCTCGCCGAGGTGACCGACTGGCTGACCGGGCACACGCAACGCACCTGA
- a CDS encoding pirin family protein: MPAVSADTLTLPRLRAATPDQTERPVKSVTTGPRGFEGEGFPVVRAFAGVSSADLDPFVHMDQMGEVDYEPGEPKGTSWHPHRGFETVTYMIDGRFQHQDSTGGGGLIENGATQWMTAGAGILHIETPPAELVDSGGLFHGIQLWVNLPAADKFITPKYQNLEGGQAALLTTDDAGALIRIIAGEVEGNAGPGSTHTPITFAHATVTPGARLSMPWRPDFNALVYVLSGRGTVGPDARPVQQGQLVVFGKGDRITATADAGQDSNRPALELLVLGGRPIREPVFQYGPFVMNTKQQLVEAIEDFNAGRLGVIPPDALMPHTSR; this comes from the coding sequence ATGCCCGCTGTCTCCGCCGACACATTGACCCTGCCGCGGTTGCGCGCCGCCACACCCGACCAGACCGAACGGCCGGTGAAGTCGGTGACCACCGGCCCCCGCGGCTTCGAGGGCGAGGGATTTCCCGTGGTCCGGGCGTTCGCCGGCGTGTCGAGTGCCGACCTCGATCCGTTCGTCCACATGGATCAGATGGGTGAGGTCGACTATGAGCCCGGCGAGCCGAAGGGCACGTCGTGGCATCCGCATCGCGGGTTCGAGACCGTGACCTACATGATCGACGGTCGCTTCCAGCACCAGGATTCGACCGGTGGTGGCGGCCTGATCGAGAATGGGGCAACGCAATGGATGACCGCGGGCGCCGGCATCCTGCACATCGAGACGCCGCCCGCCGAACTCGTCGACTCCGGCGGCCTCTTCCACGGCATCCAGCTGTGGGTGAACCTGCCGGCCGCGGACAAGTTCATCACGCCCAAGTACCAGAACCTCGAGGGCGGCCAGGCCGCGCTGCTGACCACCGACGACGCCGGCGCGCTGATCCGCATCATCGCCGGAGAGGTCGAGGGTAACGCGGGTCCGGGGTCCACCCACACACCGATCACGTTCGCGCACGCCACCGTCACACCCGGCGCGCGGCTGTCGATGCCGTGGCGCCCGGACTTCAACGCACTGGTCTACGTGCTGTCGGGACGGGGCACGGTCGGCCCCGACGCCCGGCCTGTCCAGCAGGGACAACTCGTCGTGTTCGGCAAGGGCGATCGGATCACCGCGACCGCCGACGCCGGTCAGGACTCGAACCGTCCCGCACTGGAGTTGCTGGTTCTCGGTGGTCGGCCCATCCGCGAGCCGGTCTTCCAGTACGGACCGTTCGTGATGAACACCAAGCAGCAGCTCGTCGAGGCCATCGAGGACTTCAATGCCGGGCGGCTCGGGGTCATCCCGCCGGATGCGCTGATGCCGCATACGTCGCGGTGA
- a CDS encoding MarR family winged helix-turn-helix transcriptional regulator, giving the protein MSRTTPDPRRDAWQVFIETSARLQTVLDDDLRASAGMSLADYQVLMLLHDAPGRRLRMRELSERLVFSTSRLSYQIDTLVRRDWLCRERADEDRRGSYAVLTPGGTDAFRAAARDHARCVSALFVDALTEEDGMALSDIMSRLSDHLTSEQAHGARR; this is encoded by the coding sequence GTGAGTCGAACCACCCCCGACCCGCGTCGCGACGCCTGGCAGGTCTTCATCGAGACCAGCGCTCGCCTTCAGACCGTCCTCGACGACGATCTGAGGGCGAGCGCCGGCATGTCTCTCGCGGACTACCAGGTGCTCATGCTGCTCCACGATGCCCCGGGACGTCGGCTACGGATGCGCGAACTCTCGGAACGGCTGGTGTTCTCGACGTCGAGGCTGTCGTACCAGATCGACACCCTCGTGCGCCGCGACTGGCTGTGCCGTGAGCGGGCCGACGAGGACCGCCGCGGGAGTTATGCGGTTCTCACCCCCGGCGGCACGGATGCGTTCCGAGCGGCGGCACGCGATCACGCCCGCTGCGTGAGCGCACTGTTCGTCGACGCCCTGACCGAGGAGGACGGTATGGCCTTGTCCGACATCATGTCCCGGCTGTCCGACCATCTCACTTCCGAACAGGCACACGGAGCGAGACGATGA
- a CDS encoding ester cyclase — MTQTSDAVNVAVRAVTIMGTGTRADIEAVTHQDMVNREAIDEPPACRGTGPDAVWATALWLRSAFADLHHEPHEVVAEGDLVVIHTTMSGRHTGPFVVYDENASVKHAFAPTGRTFAVTQTHWVRMRDGLCIEHWANRDDMGMGEQLGWVPPTPRYLLKCLRAKREAVRADKVAR, encoded by the coding sequence ATGACGCAGACATCGGATGCGGTGAACGTCGCTGTCCGGGCGGTGACGATCATGGGCACGGGCACCCGCGCCGACATCGAGGCGGTCACGCATCAGGACATGGTGAATCGGGAGGCGATCGACGAGCCGCCGGCGTGTCGGGGCACCGGGCCGGACGCGGTGTGGGCGACGGCACTGTGGCTGCGGTCGGCCTTCGCGGACCTGCATCACGAGCCGCATGAGGTGGTCGCGGAGGGTGATCTCGTCGTCATCCATACGACGATGTCGGGGCGACACACCGGCCCGTTCGTCGTCTACGACGAGAATGCTTCCGTGAAGCACGCTTTCGCGCCGACCGGTCGGACCTTCGCGGTCACGCAGACGCATTGGGTCCGCATGCGGGACGGCTTGTGCATCGAACACTGGGCCAATCGCGACGACATGGGTATGGGTGAACAATTGGGGTGGGTCCCGCCGACGCCGCGCTACCTGCTGAAGTGTCTGCGGGCCAAGCGGGAGGCCGTCCGTGCCGACAAGGTCGCGCGCTGA
- a CDS encoding TetR/AcrR family transcriptional regulator, translated as MTGVNGQRGYDATGRRDRARQRRREIVLVATEMFERRGYAVTVADIAERAGVSPETIYKSFGGKAGLLKEAFDQALAGDDEPVAVADRPESRAIDAEPDITTKLSMYATVAATRSHRAGRLMLVIRDGARSDDALATLWADALGQRLRGMTMLATHLAETGDLRTGVSMEDARDTLWTLISPEIYELLVVQRGWSVDGYRDWITRAMIAELI; from the coding sequence GTGACTGGAGTCAATGGGCAGCGGGGCTACGACGCCACCGGCCGGCGGGATCGCGCACGACAGCGCCGTCGCGAGATCGTGCTCGTCGCGACCGAGATGTTCGAGCGGCGTGGGTATGCAGTCACCGTCGCCGATATCGCCGAACGAGCGGGGGTCTCCCCGGAGACGATCTACAAGTCGTTCGGCGGCAAGGCCGGACTGCTGAAGGAGGCGTTCGATCAGGCTCTCGCCGGCGACGACGAACCGGTCGCCGTTGCCGATCGTCCCGAATCCCGGGCGATCGACGCCGAACCCGACATCACCACCAAACTGTCGATGTACGCCACCGTCGCGGCCACCCGAAGCCACCGGGCCGGACGGCTGATGCTGGTGATCCGCGATGGTGCGCGGTCGGACGACGCGCTGGCGACACTATGGGCGGACGCGCTGGGACAGCGACTTCGCGGTATGACGATGCTGGCGACGCATCTCGCGGAGACCGGCGATCTGCGGACCGGCGTATCCATGGAGGACGCGCGAGACACGTTGTGGACCTTGATCTCTCCGGAGATCTACGAGTTGCTCGTCGTGCAGCGCGGGTGGTCCGTCGACGGGTATCGGGACTGGATCACCCGCGCGATGATCGCTGAACTCATCTGA
- a CDS encoding LLM class F420-dependent oxidoreductase yields MDLRIFTEPQQGATYDDLLRVAQATEELGFDAFFRSDHYLAMNVDGLPGPTDAWLTLAGLARETSAIRLGTLVTSATFRHPGPLAISVAQVDQMSGGRVELGLGAGWFEAEHAAYGIPFPPLGERFDRLEESLEIITGLWQTPAGRQFDHQGPHFELSNSPALPKPVQSPRPPIIVGGAGKKRTPALAARFADEFNSAFSPVETTNEQIGRVRAACAKAGRRPETMTFSAAQVLCCGRTDAELARRAEAIGREVDELRENGVAGTPDEVVAKIERYREVGVTRLYLQTLDLADLDHLELVANEVAPQLVR; encoded by the coding sequence GTGGACCTCCGAATCTTCACCGAACCCCAACAGGGCGCCACCTACGACGATCTCCTCCGGGTGGCGCAGGCGACCGAGGAACTCGGCTTCGACGCCTTCTTCCGCTCCGACCACTACCTCGCGATGAACGTCGACGGCCTGCCCGGGCCCACCGACGCGTGGCTCACGCTGGCCGGACTCGCTCGCGAGACCTCGGCGATCCGGCTCGGCACCCTGGTCACCTCGGCCACCTTCCGCCACCCCGGACCGTTGGCGATCTCGGTCGCACAGGTGGACCAGATGAGTGGCGGGCGAGTCGAGTTGGGCCTGGGCGCAGGATGGTTCGAGGCCGAGCACGCCGCCTACGGGATTCCGTTCCCGCCGCTCGGCGAACGCTTCGATCGCCTCGAGGAATCTCTCGAGATCATCACCGGTCTCTGGCAGACCCCCGCGGGCCGTCAGTTCGACCACCAGGGTCCACATTTCGAGCTCAGCAATTCGCCCGCCCTGCCGAAGCCGGTCCAGTCGCCGCGTCCACCGATCATCGTCGGCGGTGCCGGCAAGAAACGTACGCCGGCGCTCGCCGCGCGCTTCGCCGACGAGTTCAATTCGGCCTTCTCTCCCGTCGAGACGACCAACGAGCAGATCGGGCGGGTCCGCGCCGCCTGCGCGAAGGCCGGGCGCCGGCCGGAGACGATGACGTTCTCGGCCGCTCAGGTGCTGTGCTGCGGTCGGACCGATGCCGAGCTCGCGCGGCGTGCGGAGGCCATCGGCCGGGAGGTCGACGAGCTGCGCGAGAACGGTGTTGCGGGTACCCCCGACGAGGTCGTGGCGAAGATCGAACGCTACCGGGAGGTCGGGGTCACGCGACTCTATCTGCAGACCCTCGACCTCGCCGATCTCGACCATCTCGAGCTGGTCGCGAACGAGGTCGCGCCGCAGCTCGTCAGATGA